A genome region from Erigeron canadensis isolate Cc75 chromosome 3, C_canadensis_v1, whole genome shotgun sequence includes the following:
- the LOC122594460 gene encoding peptidyl-prolyl cis-trans isomerase FKBP62-like, with product MENEDFEFPAAGEEFSEDLMMDDLPVTLKVGEEKEMGKQGLKKKLLKQGEGWDTPDNGDEVEVHYTGTLLDGTQFDSSRDRGTPFKFTLGQGQVIKGWDQGIKTMKKGENALFTIPADLAYGESGSPPTIPPNATLQFDVQLLSWVSVKDICKDGGIFKKIVKKGESWENPKDLDEVLVNYEVQLEDGTAVAKADGVVFTVQDGHFCPAFSKALKTMKKGEKAVLTVKPQYGFGENGKQALANEGGVPPNATLKITLELVSWKTVSKITDDKKVVKKILKEGEGYERPNEGAVVQVKLIGKLQDGTVFINKGHDETELFEFKTDAEQVIDGLDRAIVTMKKGEVALLTVAPEYAFGSTESKQELAVVPPNSIVNYEIELVSFVKDKESWDMNTQEKIDAAGRKKEEGNAYFKAGNYLKATKRYEKAAKFIEYDTSFSEEEKKQSKALKVSCNLNNAACKLKLKDYKQAEKLCTKVLEIDSQNVKALYRRAQAYMNAADLDLAELDIKKALEIDPDNRDVKLVYKVLKEKMREYNKKDAKFYGNMFAKLTAVDSKKTAPKVVESMPIDSKA from the exons ATGGAGAATGAGGATTTTGAATTTCCGGCAGCCGGAGAAGAATTCAGTGAAGATTTGATGATGGACGATTTACCAGTGACACTCAAGGTTGGTGAAGAAAAGGAGATGGGTAAACAAggtttgaaaaagaaattgttAAAACAAGGTGAAGGTTGGGACACACCTGATAATGGCGACGAGGTTGAAG TGCATTATACTGGAACATTACTGGATGGAACGCAGTTTGATTCGAGTCGCGATAGAGGAACTCCGTTTAAATTCACCCTCGGTCAAg GTCAAGTAATAAAGGGATGGGATCAAGGGATCAAAACAATGAAGAAGGGCGAGAACGCCCTTTTCACGATTCCTGCTGACCTTGCATACGGCGAGTCTGGTTCGCCTCCAACTATCCCTCCCAACGCCACTCTGCAGTTTGATGTGCAGCTTTTGTCCTGGGTTAGTGTGAAGGACATTTGCAAGGATGGTGGAATTTTCAAGAAGATTGTGAAAAAAGGAGAGAGTTGGGAGAACCCTAAGGACCTTGATGAAGTTTTAG TGAATTATGAGGTTCAACTTGAGGATGGGACTGCGGTTGCGAAAGCAGATGGTGTAgtgttcactgtccaagatg GCCACTTTTGCCCCGCATTTTCAAAGGCTTTGAAAACGATGAAGAAAGGGGAAAAGGCTGTTCTTACAGTTAAACCTCAAT ACGGATTTGGAGAGAACGGAAAACAAGCTTTGGCTAATGAAGGTGGAGTTCCACCAAATGCTACACTAAAAATCACATTGGAGCTTGTATCATGGAAGACTGTCTCAAAAATTACAGATGACAAAAAGGTTGtcaagaaaattttgaaagaaggAGAGGGATATGAACGCCCCAATGAAGGAGCTGTTGTTCAGG TGAAATTGATTGGTAAGCTGCAGGATGGCACCGTGTTCATTAATAAAGGTCATGATGAGACCGAGCTTTTCGAGTTCAAGACTGATGCAG AGCAAGTAATTGATGGGCTTGATAGAGCTATCGTAACGATGAAGAAAGGGGAGGTAGCTCTTCTGACAGTTGCACCAGAATATGCTTTCGGGTCTACAGAATCAAAGCAAGAGTTAGCAGTTGTCCCTCCTAATTCCATTGTGAACTATGAAATTGAGCTCGTATCTTTTGTTAAG GATAAAGAGTCATGGGATATGAACACCCAGGAGAAGATTGACGCAGCTGGCAGAAAGAAGGAAGAAGGGAACGCCTACTTTAAGGCTGGCAATTATCTCAAGGCAACAAAGAGATATGAGAAG GCTGCAAAGTTCATCGAATATGATACTAGTTTCAGTGAGGAGGAAAAGAAGCAATCCAAAGCATTGAAAGTGTCGTGCAATCTCAACAATGCTGCTTGTAAGCTGAAACTGAAGGATTACAAACAGGCTGAGAAGCTCTGCACCAAG GTTTTGGAAATCGATAGCCAGAATGTAAAGGCACTGTATAGGAGGGCTCAAGCTTACATGAATGCAGCTGATCTGGATCTGGCGGAACTTGACATAAAGAAAGCCCTTGAAATTGATCCTGATAATAG AGATGTAAAGCTAGTGTACAAAGTGTTGAAGGAGAAGATGAGAGAATACAACAAGAAGGATGCTAAATTCTATGGGAACATGTTCGCCAAGTTAACTGCAGTTGATTCTAAA AAGACGGCTCCAAAAGTGGTAGAATCGATGCCCATTGACAGCAAGGCTTGA
- the LOC122593611 gene encoding uncharacterized protein LOC122593611, whose protein sequence is MDNNKPAKDRETIVDIGTSESECEEDRRIGNKRAKTVVRSVGGIFSFEGSEDGECSSNSYRTSVKSSDDDYEDIESLTHYKLGKNGEQTPLLEKIQLKEKRKIPNSKKAPKPPRPRKGPSLDTADLQLVKEIAEQTMKRRARVERLKSLKRKRAAKSSPPPASSNISLFAMAITILFFIVIIFQGFSSGQSSNLSFDDSPKSSGAPSSSLISIQLGNNPLESNGAHQIANPPRKLVQRRIYHTGSSFVEQNSDSRSSLE, encoded by the exons ATGGACAATAATAAACCAGCTAAAGATAGAGAGACCATTGTTGACATCGGGACTAGTGAAAGTGAATGTGAAGAAGATAGAAGAATAGGTAATAAAAGAGCAAAAACCGTGGTTCGATCTGTAGGTGgaatttttagttttgaaggATCAGAGGATGGTGAATGTAGCAGTAATTCTTATAGGACTTCAGTAAAATCAAGTGATGATGACTATGAGGATATTGAATCATTGACACATTATAAACTTGGAAAAAACGGTGAACAAACACCTCTTTTAGAAAAGATACAGTTGAAAGAAAAACGCAAAATTCCAAACTCTAAAAAGGCTCCAAAGCCACCCCGGCCACGTAAGGGCCCGTCACTGGACACAGCTGACTTGCAATTAGTTAAGGAGATCGCTGAGCAGACAATGAAAAGGCGAGCTAGGGTAGAAAGATTGAAGTCTTTGAAGAGAAAGAGAGCAGCTAAATCTTCACCGCCACCAGCATCATCCAACATCAGCCTCTTTGCTATGGCCATTACAATTCTCTTTTTCATTGTCATAATTTTCCAAG GTTTTAGTTCTGGTCAAAGTTCAAATTTGAGTTTCGATGATTCTCCAAAGTCATCAGGAGCGCCGTCTAGTAGCCTGATCTCCATCCAGCTTGGAAATAACCCCCTTGAAAGCAATGGTGCTCATCAGATTGCGAACCCTCCCAG GAAACTTGTGCAAAGAAGGATATATCACACGGGTTCAAGTTTTGTGGAACAAAACTCTGACTCCAGATCGTCACTTGAATGA